The DNA segment AGCACCTCAAGCGTCACTGAATAGTCTGCCCCTGCAGGCGAGCTATACGCCCTCACAATCCAGTTCTCCGCTGCATCATACCAGGCCCCCTCCTCTGACCACGATACCCCGGCCGTCAATACCACTGCCATACTGAGCACCATCAGTATTATCACCTTCTTCATCTTGAATCCTCCTTTGTTATTCATCATGTTATTGCACCCCATGAATCACTGTCCCGATTAATCGCACATTCACATTCCCGCCGTCCGAGCTGATCAAAAAGCTGCCGTCATATGCCTTGGCTACTATCGGGATAAACATCACCACTGTGGTGCAGCTGCCGCCCACTGCCACAGGCGCTCCCACTGCACATGTCCCCCCCACTGTCCTGAACGGGTCCACTGTTGTCCCCAGTGATGTTATATGCAAGGGCTTCACTCCGACATTCGTAACTGTTATCGTCTTATTCTTCACACTCCCTGGCAGCACATTGCCAAAAAGCACAGGGTTCGGTGTCACATCTATCCGGGCCGTCGCTCCCATTATCCTGGCCACCGACACCATCTGCCTGCCTCCTGCTGCGGTATAGACCACACGCGCCGTCCTGCTCGCCTTGTCCAGCCCAAGAGATACCTCTGGATCCACTGCATCAGAGGCTATCAGCATAGGGTTGTCTGTCATACCTGCCATCCCCGATGGGTCTACTACATTGTTGTCCATGTCCATCACCTCAAGGTAGACCTCATTAGGCGCATCCGCCTTTGTATAAGCCCTCAATATCCAGCCCTCAGGTGAGAGGTAGTGACTGTGTCTTGACATCTTGCCTTGCGTAATCACACGCACTGTATCCGATGTGCCGGCCAAATAGTCAGCGTTTCCGCTATACCCGGCCGTAATGTCATATATCCCCGGAGGAAGCGTTGTGGCCGAACATGTAGCAACTCCTGACACCATCGGCACTGATACGCACCCGGCCAGATTGCTTCCGCCTACCATAAATGTCACAGTCCCAGGGGGTATGCCTGCGCTGCTGGTCACAATGGCGGTGGAGGTTACGGAGGGGGGCACAGAAGAAAAATCGACTGTCGCATCAAGAGACGTCACGGTAGTCGCCTTCAGCGCGGTGACTGTATCAATCACCTCAGGTGCTGGATTATAATCAAAATTCCCCGCCTGATTGTAACGCACTACGCAGGCCGCTGTTCCGCTGGTCATTGTAATAGTTGCGGTGTTATTGCCCGTGCCGCTGCATCCTTCACTACCACTGATAACAACAGGCAGCCCTGAACCTCCGCCCGTCGCCGTCACCGTAAAACTGCTGTTATATACCGCACTGTCAGGCGGATGAGTCGTAACAATAATCGTCTGGCTCAGCTTCGGCAGCATCGTGAAGAGGTTTCCATTAACATGGGAAGGCTGGAACCCTCCCAGAGCCCAGGTCTCGTCAAAGGCCGTCAGAACCTGGTTCTGAACAGACGTGGCAATATTCGTTGAATAAAGCGGCCCGATTTGACCGAAACCAGGAAAAGCCACCTCCGGAGTGCAATACGCAGGCGTGCAATATGCAGGCGTAATCTCTATATCCGGCGAGCAACCTATAAGCGGAATGCATTCACCTGGAATGGTGACTGCAGGGACACAGACTTCAGGAAAACAGACTTCCGGGATGACCACGATCCTTCCAACATCGAGATCGACCCTCATCGCCTTTACGTTCAGGGGTTCCTGAAAACGGAAAAGGGTCTTGTTCCGAAACGTATTTGAGAGCGAAAAGCTCGGCGCGACTGTAACGGAATCGGGAGAAGGGTCTCCAGGATACATAACATGTATGGAACGGCCCACTTCGAAGGTTGCGATAGATTGTGCAGTCTTCCAGCAGGGGTCTGTCAATGCCGGCACTGGCTGGCCGGCATTCGTCACACAGTAGTCAACAGGGCTGCTGAAGTTCAGCGTGATCCATACAGCAGGGTCAAAGGTAAACTCCCGTCTCTCTGATATATCAAGATCGAGCTTCATATCCAGAGTATCATATGAGGGATTGTAATGATATCCGGCCACAGATACCGAGGCCTCCCCATGGACATAGCACGGCACCGCGCCCTTATGGGGGCTATCTGAGGGCAGCTTTTTATCCACCACTTTGGTCACGATTGCGTCGAGATCAAGGGTGAGATCAACAAATTTGTTCTCGACTGCAGCAGTAAGCACTCCGGCGCCGGCTGTAAAGTCCATGTCGATATCAACGGCGGGAGCCGAGATACTCCCGCTGATCATACGCTGGCCACACCCGCTTCTAACCGGCCCGTTCTCGATGGCGATGTTGCCGGCCGGCAATGCCGGCGAAAGCCCTGGTATGTCCAGCGAAAGCCCCGGTATTTTCAATAAATCCACTTTTAGATTGAGTGGGTCGATTCTCAAAAGGCTAAACCCTAAATTCGGATCGATCCATGCAGTGTCAAAATGCAGATCAAGGAAATTGATGTCGTGCCCAAAGATCGTCAGCCCCATATTTGCCTCAAGGTCAAGATCAGCCCTCATAGAAAGGTCTTTCACAATATTGGCGGAACTGGTCCTTATGTGCCTGCTGTTTTCAGAGAGTGCTGTAGTGATTGTGACCGCAGACCCCTTCTGAAATTGGCGTGCATCGGGATAACCTATCGTAACCGCGCCTCCATAGTTAACATCCACCTGACCGGTACCTGCCAGGCTAAAGTCCATGCCAATGCTGCCATTCGTAGAGGCGGATACGTCATAACCGAAATCGAATCCCCCATACCCCCTTGAACTCGATCTGGAGCCGCCGGCATTAAGCGGCAACTGAAACACGGTAAAGGTAGTATCTATATCGGCCCCTGCCGGCCCCCACATGCTCTGTCCATTTGTCGAGAAGGATATATTTCCTGCGCTTGTGGCTGCATAGGCCGAGGGAACAAACAGCAACAATATCAAAACAAGATAGTTAGACAGTCGCCGGCACTGAAGATTTGCCGGAAAATATTTTTTTTGTTTGTTGTTTTTCTCGTTCATCGATTTTAAGACATTGATCATTACTTGCCTCCCACTATTCTTTTTATTTCTCAGCAAACAAAGTCTTCTTCATCCTGCGCCTTATAACCGGCCTTCTTTGCTGCATCTCTTGAGCCCGCCATCTATCTCTGCTGAAAGCCTCTCGAACTTTCTTAAATCCAATCTACTTATGAGATCTCGCTCCGCCTTTGTAAGGCTGAAGCCCGTCTCAAGACAGGTCTTATGGAACTGCTTGCCTGCATTTTTGCGGAAGACCGGGTCTGTCAATAATCGTCCAAAAAATTGTTCTACTGTCTCCTGTGCCATATGAGCCTCCTGCGACTATATTCCCTCATCACCATAATAAATGCACGATGAGTGCCAACTACAATTGGCTTTATTATCAAGGTGTTAAATATATTGACGATTTGAAACGTTGTACCATAAAGGGACATCGGCAGGCGTACTATAGCTATAACTATTCAATACTAAATGATACGTTACTTGCTGCACCAATATGGGACATATGTCCCTTTTTGGTGCAGATTTATTTACAGCAACGGAAGTAATTTCTGTCGACCTTCAGTAGAACTGAAAACGCCTCACAGGGATAGAAACTCTGTGAGGCGCATTTTGTGGTATCTAAAACTATTACTGCTAATGGCTAAAAGCCGGCACCAAGTCCATACCCTCCGCTGCCATTGAGATTTACCGTCATATTCCCGACACTTGTGTTTATCCCAAAGCTGTCGTTGTATGTCGCCAGAGCAACAGGGGCAAACCTCACCACTATGCTGCAGTTTCCACCAACTGCCACCGGTGTTCCTACCGCACATGTCGTTCCTGCCACGACGATACTGAACGGCACTCCCGGCGTCCCGATCGAGGTTATGTTCACCGGTATATTCCCCGTGTTGTTCACTACGACGGTCTTATTGAGTGTCTTTCCTTTTGCCACATTCCCGAACAATAACGGGTTGGGTGCAACCGTCATCGCCCCATGTGCCCTTACGATATCCGGCATCTCCTGCAGAGACACTGCCCCGCCTCCTGGTGTTGTGTACAGCACATACGCTGTGGCAGTCGCTTCATCAAAGGCAAGACTTACGTCAGGGCCCCCGGCATTGCCCGCTATCAGTAGCGGGTTCGTTGCCATCCCTATGATCGGATCCGTTATCAGATTGTTGACCGTATCCAGCACCTCAAGCGTCACTGAATAGTCCTGCCCCGCAGACGCGGTATACGCCCTCACGATCCAGTTCTCCCCTGCATCATACCAGGCACCCTCCTCTGACCACGATACACCTGTCATCAATACCAGCCCTGTCATGCAGAGCACCAGCAGTATTATCACCTTCTTCATTGTATCTCCTCCTGTATATTCTGTTTTTCTTTTATTCATAGTATCTCCTCCTTTTTCAGCCAGCTACGGAGCCTGCCGTACCCCTGTCACGGTCACCACCTGACGCCCTCCGGCCGAGGTATAGGTCACATGGGCGGTCCTTGTTGCCTTGTTAAAGCCAAGCGCAACCTCAGACGCTGCTGCATCGCTGGCAATCAGCTTGGGATTGGTCGTCATACCCGCAATGACCGATGGGTTCACTAAATTGTTACCCGTGTCTAATACCTCAAGGTATACCTCGTTAGGCGCATCTGCCTTTGTGTAGGCCCGAACGATCCACCCCTCAGGCGACAGATACCAGCTGTTTCGCGACATCTTGCCGCCCAACGTAGTAAGTTTAACGGTATTGGAGCTTTCGGTTGTGCTGCCCGGGAAATAGGCCCTTACACGATAGTAATAGGTCTTCCCGGAGACCAATCCTGAGGCAACGGAATATGTTGTCACATTGCCCACATCCAGATTGTTAAAGCCCGCGACAAAGCCGATGAAACCGGAGTCTGTGGCAACATCCAACCGGTACCCTGTTGCGCCTTCAGAGGCATTCCAGTTAGCCGAAAAACTGATTTTCGTTATATCGGTCGCAGCCGTGGCTATCGGCGGTCCAACTACCGTCACACTCGCGTTTGAGGTATTCCCTGTTCCGCCGTTTGTGGAGGTAACCGTTACGCTGTTGTCCTTCAGTCCGACAGTTGTCCCTGTCACATTCACAGAGAAGGTGCATGACGCAAGAGCTGCAAGGGTTGAGCCGGAGAGATTTATGCTGCCTGAACCATCAGTCGCGGTTATTGTGCCGCCGCAGGAACCGCTCAGTCCATTCGGTGTCGATACCACCAGCCCGGCAGGCAGCGTGTCAGTAAAGCCGACGCCGGCAAGCGCGGTCACATTGTTAGCGTTCTGAATAGTAAAGCTCAGTGGCGTTGATCCGTTCAGCAGAATCTTTCCTGCGCCGAACGCCTTGGCGATAACCGGCGGTGCAACTACCGTGATGCTGGCATTCGAAGTATTCCCTGTTCCACCTTCATTTGAATTCACCTGAACACTGTTGTTCTTCACCCCTGCTGTAGTGCCGGTAATGTTCACCGACAAGGTACAGGAGGTGTTCACCGCCAGTGTTGCCCCGGTAAGGCTCACCGATGAGGACCCGTCTACTGCAGTGACTGTCCCGCCGCACGTGTTATTCAGATTGCTGGGTGTTGAAACGACCAGGCCTGCAGGCAGATTGTCGGTAAAGGCAATGCCTGTCAACGGAATGGTGTTAGCCGCCAGGTTATTGATAGTAAATGTCAGCGAAGTCGAGCCATTTAACGGAATGGTGGCTGCGCCGAACGCCTTGGCAATAACAGGAGGAGTAGCCACCGCGAGATTGGCTGTGGCCGTGTTGCCAGTTCCGCCGTTGGTCGAAGACACATTGCCGGTGATATTGTTCTTTGCCCCCGCAGCCGTGCCGGTCACGTTCACAACCAGCGTGCAACTGCTGTTTACAGCAATCGTACCACCTGTAAGCGAAAGACTGCCCGATCCGGCTACTGCCATTACCGTGCCACCGCCGCAGGAACCGCTCAGCCCATTCGGCGTGGCAACAACCATTCCGGCAGGCAAAGTATCCGAGAACGCCACTCCGGTCTCGGCAACTGCGTTGGTTGCAGGATTGGTGATGGTGAAAGTGAGCGACGTGCTGTTGTTCAGCGGAATGCTCGCCGCGCCAAAGGCCTTCGCAATAACCGGAGGCGCTACAACGTTGATGCTGGCCGAGGCTGTGCCACCTGTGCCGCCCTGATTCGAGGTAACATTGCCTGTGGTGTTGTTCTTTGTACCCGCAGTCGTGCCGGTCACGTTTACCGAGAACGTGCAGGAACTGCCCTGTGCCAGAGCGGCTCCTGTCATGCTGATAAAGTTAGTGCCGGCAATAGCAGTGATCGTGCCGCCGCCACAGGAGCCGGACACAACACTAGGTGTAGAGACTACCAGCCCTGCAGGCAGATTGTCAGTAAACGCAATGCCAGTAAGCGTAGTAGTTGTGTTGTTGTTCTGAATTGTAAAGCTGAGAGAGGTGGAACCGCTGAGCGGAATGCTCGAAGCTCCAAACGCCTTGAGAATCGCAGGAGGTGCTACCACCGTGATACTTGCATTGGAGGTATTACCCGTCCCGCCCTCTGTGGATAAAACCTGGACGCTGTTATTCTTCACCCCTGCTATTATGCCCGCTATGTTTACCGTGATAGTACAAGATGCGCTGGAGGCCAGGGTCCCGCCTGACAGGCTGACAGAAAATGCCCCCGCTATCGCCGTGGCCGTCCCTCCACAGCTGTTGCTCAGACCATTCGGAATAGATACCTCAAGCCCTGCGGGCAGATTGTCTGTAAAGGCAAGCCCTGTCAGAGGAATAGTATTCGCTGCAGGGTTCGTAATCGTAAAGGTTAACGAGGTCGAACCATTCAGCGGAATGCTGGTTGCGCCAAAGGCCTTGGTAATTGTCGGCGGTGTGGCTACCGAAATGTTTGCCGTACCTGTGTTGCCAGTGCCTCCGTTAGTAGAGGTAACGTTTCCGGTAACGTTAGTGTAGTTCCCCGAAGCCGTGCCCGTCACGTTAACAGCTATCGAACAACTACTGCTGACGGCAATCGTGCCGCCCGTAAGCGATACGCTGCCTGAACCGGCTACTGCCGTTGCAGTGCCGCCGCAGGTATTGGTCAACCCGTTCGGTGTGGCCACCGCAAGGCCGGCGGGCAGTAAATCCGTGAATGCCAGGCCTGTCAAAGCCAACTCATTGGCTGCAGGGTTCGTAATCGTAAAGGTCAACGACGTCGAACCATTCAGCTGAATGCTGGACGCACCAAAGGCCTTGGTAATTACCGGAGGCGCAACAACAAAGATGCTGGCCGAGGCTGTGCTGCCCGGGGCACTTTCATTAGAGGTGACAATGCTCGTTGTATTATTCTTTGTCCCGGCAGTTGTGCCGGTCACGTTCACCGAGAAGGTACAGGAACCACCGGCGGCAAAGGTTGTGCCGGAGATACTGATGACGTTCGTACCCTGGTCAGCGGTGATAGTCCCGCCTCCGCACTTACCGGTCAGACCATTAGGAGTGGAGATCACCAGTCCGGCAGGCAGCGTGTCGCTGAATCCGATCCCTGTCAGGGGAGTGTTAGGGTCGGAGTTCGAAAGATTAAATGTTAACGTCGTGCTGCCGTCCAACGGAATGCTGGGAGCACCGAACGCTTTGGAGATCAGGGGCACGTCAGGCACGGATTCTATATGCACCGTCACCGTGAAAACATTGGAATCAGCAGGTATGGCATCTTTCACTCTATAGGTAAAGGCATCATCGCCATTGTCGTTAGCATTCGGAGTATAGATGAAATTATTATCAGCGCCTATAACCACATGGCCCTTTGTGCCGTCAGTCACCAGTTCAAAGGTCAATGCCCAGTCGGTCCCGTTAGTGCTTGCGCCATCTGCATCACTGCCGACCAGTTTGCCGCCGAAAGCAACATCCTCGTCCGTATACCATTCATTGACGATCGAGTCAACCCAATTGGCATTCGCCATATTCTGAAGAGTTCCGTCAAATGCAGCAACAGAATCCTCTGCCGTGTTTCCTGTCCCGTCATCGAGTTTGTAATAGGCTGCAAGACTGCTGTAATTAAGATGCGAGGTATCAATGCCGCGATACATCCAGTCAGCTATTCCGCTTTCGCTCAGTGCAGCATTCCAGAGTCTGATCTCGTCTATCTGTCCGTTCAGATAATTGTCCCCCCTGCCGGACAGACCCTTGCCGATATCGAAATGGTCCATGCTTCCTGTCAGGCTACCGATGCCTGAGACCGGCGTGCCTTCCTCAACGCCATCAACAAAAAGCCGCATCGTGCCTGCGCTGAAAACACCTGCAACGTGATACCACTTCCCTACCTCTGCGATGGTTGTGCCCGTGTCAGTACGCAACGCGCCGTCATCAGCGTAATGAACAAAATTACCGCTGCTGTTCAGATAAAGACCGAAGGCAGAGATCGTCTCTGCAGCATTAAGCCTCTGGATTATGGCAGTGCTCTGTATCGTATTGAATTTCACCCATGCTTCAACCGTGTAGGAGGCAGACGTCAGCGCACCAGCGTCTGAAATGACCACATATTGATCTGTGCCGTTAAAGCCAAGGGCCTTGCCGAAACCGGCCACAGGAAGTTCATTGCCTAATTGTGTGACTGTCGGATCGAGCGGTACCAGGATCGTCTTGGGGTCATCCGTTGCCACGCTCGAAAAATTACTGCCAGACACCGTGCCCTGCTGCGAGACTGAAATGATTCCCTGCGGCAGAGGGTCATTGACCGTAACGTCATATATAATTGTGATGCTCTTTCCTGCGGGGAGCGTACCTATGCTGACATTAACGGTCTCGCCTGAGGCCAGAACCATACCAGAGCAGATCAGGACTGTCAGAACGCCCAGTGTTATCGATTTCAGTATGTTATATCTCATCATGCCGTCTCCTTATCTCAATGGGAAGGGGTGACACATGCCGCCCCGCCTATAAAACCGGCCGGCCCGATGTCTGAGTAGGCAAAGACAACGGTGCCCGCAACGTTATTATTAGCCAGCACAAAATTCTGAACATCCGTCTCCGAAGATCCTGAATAACCGGGCAGACGCATGGACGAAGCGATCCCGCTCACACCCAAAATGATGTCATTGGCATCATTTGGATCAGCAATGCTGAAATTGTTGCCGGTAATGTTCGCGCAGACGTCAATATCATCACCTGTAGAAGGTGCACCGGCCGTCAGGGCCAGCCCGGCAAAGACATTGGTATTCGGCGAAGAAGCAATGTTGCCGGTTATGGTCAGATTCACGTCATAGTTGCCACCCGTGTTGTCAGCATAGATCGCCGCATTGCCTGCATATTGATAGATATTGTTATTGGTAACAGCGAGGGTGACCTGCCCTTTCGGCGCGATGACATTATCTGCAAAGGAGAAGAAGATCCCATTGCCGGACTTTGAGCCTGAGTTGGCTATCGCATTCACGCCGATCGTGTTGTTGTTAAGTGTTCCGTCCAGGGAGGTCGTTTCGCCCCCAAGAGGCGCTGCCAATTGCAATGTTATGGCAGAACCATCTGCATCACGAAGGGTATTGCCTGAAACATTCAACGTCATTACGCCTCCCGTTGCCAGTGTCAGGCCGCCCCCGCTGATGATATTCCATGCATGGTTGTTCGACAGCGTGTTGTTCTGGAATATCACATCCATGGTCGTATTCACCTGACCCGTGAAGTTGGCCAGATCGCTTGGCGCACCTGTGAAAGTCGAGCCGGTGACGGTAACGTTCATTACGGGATTGCTGCCGGTGCGCGCCTCGACCGCTATACTCTGGTTGGCGTCTGCAGCGTTCTGGTTCAGATTGAAGTTCGTACCGGTTATGGTCAGCCGGTTAAGCGTACCGCTCGAGTTTACAACAGAAAGGTTGCGCGCCCGTCCGCCGCTGATAGTACAGTTGGTGATACTTGCCACACCAGTCAATCCGGTGGTTGTGGCGTTGCCGAAATATACGCTGCCTTCACCGTAGTTTTCCGGAAATGCCAGACTGGCTGCATTACCGTTGGTGCCGTTAATGACAGTATTAGCCAAGGTGAACCCGGCAACATTATTGCCCCGTATGCCAAAGTTCTGAAGGTCATTTAACTGCATCCAGTTTAGCTGGACAGCTGTTGTGCTGTTCAGATAAATTCCGATACCGGCAGCTGTGCTGCCGTCGGAGCCTGTCTTGTTCGCTATCGTCCCGCCGGACCCGGCTGACCCGGTGCCTGTTACCGTAAGTCCTCCGGAACTGCCGGTGGTATTAAGAATAATTCCTGTATTGGAGCCGCCATTCGAGGATATGCTCCTGAAGGTCAAACCGCTGGCGCCAATAGTCGTATTGGCAACATTGAGTGCCGTGCCTGTCGTGGTTGTCAGCGTGTTGATAATGCTCGTGTTGTTCTGGGTGGCGTTGACCGTACCGCCGCCGGTGGCGGTAAAGGCGGGGTTGGCGCCGGTGGAAAGCGACAGGCCTCCGGTGAAGTTGATCGTCGCGCCGGTGTTGGTGGTCAGCGTAATGCCGGTATCGGTGTCCGTGATCGCCCCGCTGAATGTCATTGTGCCGCCGGTCCGGCCGGTCACGCTGACTGAGTGGGCAGAACCGCTGGCAATCGTGCCGGCGTAACTGATGGTAGCCGTGCCGCCATTTACATCAAATGAGTTGCCCGTCGCGCCAGAGAGAGCGCCGCCACTAATCGTCAAAGTGCCTGCCAGCACACCTGCTCCTTTTGCCAGCGCAATATTGTTCGCCCCGCCGCTTGAGGTGACCGATGAAAACAGTGCGGCCAATGTGCCATTGGTAAGAGTTAGCGCCTGACCCGTCGTATTGACGATCACATCAGCCACGGTCAGCGTGCCAAAGCCCGAACCTGAAATCGCACTGCCGCTGGCGTTGCCCGCCGTAAAGCCATTGAGCGTGTTGCCGCTGTTCAGCGTCACGCCGTTGCCGCCGGTGTTAGTCATCGTCGTCGCAGGGGCGGCCGGATTCATTACCGGCAACGTGGCGCTTCCGGTGGGAGCCGTCAGGCCGGTAATAGCCTGGAGAGATGCTGCCGAATCCTGCCCGATCAATTTCTGTCCTGAGCGCAGGGTCACGCCTCCGGTGTATGAGGTCGCGCTTTCGTACATGAATATAGTATCGTTATCGGCGGGGTTATTGCCGATGCCGTCGTTCAGCGCGTTGAATGCTGCAAGCGTCGAAAAGGGATTCGAGAGACGACCGCAGCCCGCGGCAAGGGTGGTACAGGCAGCGGCATTATTGTTCACAAACCAGATCATCCCGCTCACGGTTATGGTCACGGTGCCGGTTGAAGATCCAACAGAGTTGCCAAGTGTGTAAGTGAATGTATCTGAGCCTTCAAACCCCGGAGGGGGATTGTAAGTGAACATTCCGGAAGCATTCATCACAACCTGACCGCCTTGCGCAGAGGTTGCATCATACGCGATTATGGTTGCCGGGGGATTCAGTCCAAAAAAATCGTTTGAGGTGACGCTGAAGGGAGTGACAAGCGTTGCAGAATTGATCGAAACGTTGCCGATTACGGTTACAGGAAACGTGTCATTGACTGCGACAGGTGACGCGCTGACCGAGCCGCCAACCAACGTGGTATTTGCATCAATCGTCTCGGAAAAGTTCATTCCTGTGGAGTCGCCGCCATTGCTTTGAATGGTGATGGTGTGGCGGATCGTATCGCCCTTGTTCACCTTGGCATTGCCGTTAACGTCCACCTGAAGCGAATCCTGATCAGTGGCAGTGACCCCGACCGGCGCCGCATACACGATCCCTGACGCAAGCAATACCATAACTATAACGGCTATTGATGAAATGCCTGTCAACCATAATTTTATCTGCTGCACGTTATTCCCCCTTTTGATTAAATCCATACAGGTCCTGCTATGCCCTTACGTCCTCGGCGGATAAACGCCCTGAAGAGCGATGCAAAAGTAAAAAGTAAGATATGGCATCATGTTGTTGTGAGGCTGATCGCCACCCGCAGGGGTAATAGCACTGTCTGACATGGCCACATTAGAGAGGCTGGTACCGTCATAAAGACTGCCGCTGGCAGGCCGGGCGTACGAATTGCCGCCGGCTGAGGCCGTCGTCCCGAGCGAACTGTTTTGAGCCATAAGCGCATGAGCGTGAGAAGGGATCTCGGACTCAAGGAGCGATACGGTCTCCGTTCCCCCGGTCTCGCCCAGATCATGAAGAGAAAGGCCAGGCCCCTGCCCGGGGTGCATCGGTGCGCGCCCCTGAAGATCAGGAAGGGCAAAGTTTGATTTACCGTCGCCGCCATAGGTGGTGCCAAGGAGCGAGAACAGTGCTGTGTTCTGCGATAAAGGCATAAGCTGGCCATCGCACCAGGCCCAGCCTTTCGGTGCAAAGTTAAACGGGAATATCCTTATTTCAGCTACAAATGGATCAGCCATCTTCTCCTCCTTTTACGTGGGGCTCGGGAATATCCCGAACAATGAAATAATAAAATCAACACAAAGATACGGCTGGAAATTGGTATGCGGCTGAGAACCTCCAACCGCGGATATTGATGCTGCATTGAGCGGTATGGTGGGATTGCCGACACGATACAATTTTGCAGCTGCCTGACCAGTGACATTATTCGCCGGATTACTCGAGACAGGGATATCATTCGATGCAAGCAGGGCATGAGAATGCGCCGGCATCTGGTTGACCGTAAGCGTGATCTCCTCCGTCCCTCCTGTCTCGGCAAGGACAAATCCATTGCCCTGATGGACGGGGAGTCTGCCGCGCAGGTCGGGCAGGGCAAACGTTGACTGACCATCGCCGCCGTACGTCGTGCCGATCAGCTGAAACAGTGTCTCATTTTCGGATATCGGCAGAAGCTGCCCCTCGCAGAACATCCATCCTGCCGGCGCAAAATTTCCTCCAAACATCCTGATCTCTCCTACATAGGGTTGTGCCATAAAATCCTCCTCAGTTAGGCGAGGGGAAGATCCCCTGCAGTGCAATACAAAATGAAAGCGTAAGAAAAGGCTGCATATTGAGATGCGCCTGTGATCCGCCGACATTGCCGATCGATGCCGGAGACATCGCTACCAGATTTTGGGGAGCTGTGTACGCATTGGCCCTGACAGCAAGCTCATTTCCTGCCGGAGCACTGACTTCGGCCGGCGTATTTGAACCGTTTAACGTATGCGCATGTGTCGGGATTTCGCTGATCGAAAGCGTATGTGCCTGCTCTCCGCCTCTTTCTCCAAGCGTATGGCCGCTGCCGACATGAATCGGGGTCCTGCTCCGCAGATCAGGGAGGGCAAAGTTCACCCTGCCGTCGCCTCCAAAGGTCGTGCCAAGCAGGGAAAAGAGCGCCTGGTTCTGGTTAATAGGCAGAAGCTGTCCGTTGCAGAGCGCCCAGCCCTTGGGTGCAAAAACGAATGACATTATCCTGATCTCACTAAGAAAAGGTTCAGCCATGATACCTCCTTTGTTTCAAAACATTAACTATAACTTCCGGACAAATCCTATCTCAGACGATTAAAGACCGCCTCATATTCAAGACCTTTCACACTTCTGCCAACCGGCACGATGAAAAGATCAATTGCCTCCATGCCGTCATGTTCCATCCTGTACGTGCCCTGACTCAGAGGCATGTCAG comes from the Nitrospirota bacterium genome and includes:
- a CDS encoding phage tail protein, with protein sequence MADPFVAEIRIFPFNFAPKGWAWCDGQLMPLSQNTALFSLLGTTYGGDGKSNFALPDLQGRAPMHPGQGPGLSLHDLGETGGTETVSLLESEIPSHAHALMAQNSSLGTTASAGGNSYARPASGSLYDGTSLSNVAMSDSAITPAGGDQPHNNMMPYLTFYFCIALQGVYPPRT
- a CDS encoding Ig-like domain repeat protein; the encoded protein is MINVLKSMNEKNNKQKKYFPANLQCRRLSNYLVLILLLFVPSAYAATSAGNISFSTNGQSMWGPAGADIDTTFTVFQLPLNAGGSRSSSRGYGGFDFGYDVSASTNGSIGMDFSLAGTGQVDVNYGGAVTIGYPDARQFQKGSAVTITTALSENSRHIRTSSANIVKDLSMRADLDLEANMGLTIFGHDINFLDLHFDTAWIDPNLGFSLLRIDPLNLKVDLLKIPGLSLDIPGLSPALPAGNIAIENGPVRSGCGQRMISGSISAPAVDIDMDFTAGAGVLTAAVENKFVDLTLDLDAIVTKVVDKKLPSDSPHKGAVPCYVHGEASVSVAGYHYNPSYDTLDMKLDLDISERREFTFDPAVWITLNFSSPVDYCVTNAGQPVPALTDPCWKTAQSIATFEVGRSIHVMYPGDPSPDSVTVAPSFSLSNTFRNKTLFRFQEPLNVKAMRVDLDVGRIVVIPEVCFPEVCVPAVTIPGECIPLIGCSPDIEITPAYCTPAYCTPEVAFPGFGQIGPLYSTNIATSVQNQVLTAFDETWALGGFQPSHVNGNLFTMLPKLSQTIIVTTHPPDSAVYNSSFTVTATGGGSGLPVVISGSEGCSGTGNNTATITMTSGTAACVVRYNQAGNFDYNPAPEVIDTVTALKATTVTSLDATVDFSSVPPSVTSTAIVTSSAGIPPGTVTFMVGGSNLAGCVSVPMVSGVATCSATTLPPGIYDITAGYSGNADYLAGTSDTVRVITQGKMSRHSHYLSPEGWILRAYTKADAPNEVYLEVMDMDNNVVDPSGMAGMTDNPMLIASDAVDPEVSLGLDKASRTARVVYTAAGGRQMVSVARIMGATARIDVTPNPVLFGNVLPGSVKNKTITVTNVGVKPLHITSLGTTVDPFRTVGGTCAVGAPVAVGGSCTTVVMFIPIVAKAYDGSFLISSDGGNVNVRLIGTVIHGVQ
- a CDS encoding phage tail protein, producing MAQPYVGEIRMFGGNFAPAGWMFCEGQLLPISENETLFQLIGTTYGGDGQSTFALPDLRGRLPVHQGNGFVLAETGGTEEITLTVNQMPAHSHALLASNDIPVSSNPANNVTGQAAAKLYRVGNPTIPLNAASISAVGGSQPHTNFQPYLCVDFIISLFGIFPSPT
- a CDS encoding phage tail protein translates to MAEPFLSEIRIMSFVFAPKGWALCNGQLLPINQNQALFSLLGTTFGGDGRVNFALPDLRSRTPIHVGSGHTLGERGGEQAHTLSISEIPTHAHTLNGSNTPAEVSAPAGNELAVRANAYTAPQNLVAMSPASIGNVGGSQAHLNMQPFLTLSFCIALQGIFPSPN